GCTGCACCTGCTAAAGCATCATTATGGTCTTCAACAGTTGCTACATAGAAATGATCTGCACCTGGATCAAATTGTTCAACGACCATCATTGCTGTATCCAAACGTGTTTGACCACCAATTCGTTCGCCACCAGGTAATGCTTCAAAGACTTCTTCAGACATAACAAGGTGTCCGCCTAATGCATAAGTCGTTTCAACGTTTAATGATTCGAGTACATCCGCAGTTTCTGAAGGTAACGTTTCATTATCCGTTAAAAGTATTGGCATACCTTGAGCTGCAGCATAAGGAGCTATTGCTAATGCATCTGGGAAGTCATGCCCATAAACAACAACCGCTTCATCCGTTCCGTCTGGAGCAACCATTTCAGCGATCATTGCTGAAGTTTCCCATCTAGTTTGTCCTGCAATACGATTTACAGTTGGTACTAGAGTTTCTAGCTCTTCTTCTACTGAGTCATCTACAGCAAGGTGTCCACCAAGAATCACTACTTCTGTTGCACCTAAACGGTCGATTTCATCGATTGTTGCTTGAGGTAATGAATCTGTTTGAGTTAGTAAGATTGGCGCATCATATTTTTGTGCTAAAGGAGCACCAGACAGTGCATCTGTAAAGTCATCAGCACGAGTAAGGATTACTTTGTCCGCACTATCCCAGCCTTCTTGACTGACTTCAACTGCAGTATCAAAACGAGTATGTCCTGCAATTCGATCAACGGCTGGTCTTTCAATCGTAACTGTTTCCTCTGTTACATTTCCGGCAATATCATGAACTTCAATATCAAATTCATTGATACCGTAATCAAGATCAACAGTTACTTCAAATTCCTTCTCAAATTCGCGTTGTTCAAATGCTCCTCCGAATGGCTGATGATAGAATTCATCGCCATCGACTAAAACTCTAATTCTGTCAAAGTTATCTTTGACATCAAATGTGAATGTTGCTTGTGGATCAAACGTTTCTTCTGGTGATTCTACAACAGATACTTCAGCTGGAGTAGTATCTACAATAACACTTCTTGATAATGAAGTATCGTTACCAGCGACATCCTTAATGTTGAAAGGAATATCATATACACCATCAGATTCTACAGTGAAAGTAGTATCGAAATAGTAGCGATTAGCCACCTCACTATGTTCTAATTCGACATCTTGTCCATTCACTGTGAATTCAGCAATTTCAGTGGCATTTTCTACATATCCACTTAATGGAACTTCTAATGAATCGTAAATTCCACGGTGAGAAGGCTCATCAATAAACATTAATGGGTTTTCAGTATCACCAATAACTTGAACTGCTTCACCAGCATTTTGTGCATTGTCATATGCTTTTACTGTAAAAGTTGCTACTTCTGGTAAAGCTGTAAATTCTATAGCATACTCATTTTGGTCGTTCACAGGAATAACCTGTCCTTCACCAAAAATATTTCCTCCGTCCAACAGAACTTCAAAGTGCCTTAATCCACTATGATCATCTGTTGCAGACCAGCTTAATGTATTCGTTTCTTCATCAAACTCTGAAGTTACTTCTGGTGCCACTGTATCAACAAGTACAGGGAACTTGAATGATTGCCATTCAGCACCTTCAAAATCAGCTACTGCCTTAACTTCATAATAGTAAAGACCATCTTCTACAACATTGTTTCTTACTGTTCCATCCCATGCTGCTGATCCTATAATTTGGGCTGCAACACCAAGTCCACGGTCAAAGAAGTTCTTTCTTACATTTGACTGTGTATAAATCGTGCGTAAATGGTTTTCATCAGCATCTAAAATGCTGTATTGTACTTCTGATGCATTACGCAAGAATGATAGATATGGAGTGATTGATGTTAGCTCAGGTGAGAAAGCATGTCTTTCTCCAGCTCCTTCTAAGCCTGGTCCTGGCTTAAACCCTAAGTGGTAATAACCTCCATCTTCACTATAAAGTAAGTTGGCAACTTCATAGAAACTTCCTTCTTCATAAAGTGGTTCGTCAAGGATTGGTACTTCTCCCCAGTCTCCGTTAAAACCAACGAACGGTACACTTAATGTTGGGTGAGTATCTTGAGGGTCTACAAATGAAACGAACCCTTCAGCAAAATAGCCATTTTCAAAGAGAACTTCGAGGCTTTCGCCGCCATAAGCAACAATTCCTTCCGATAGGTCAATATCAAATTCCACTGTTACTGATGTACCTTCAGGAATTGTGATTGATCCAACCTCGGCCCCATCTACTGAAGCTGTGAATGGTGCATTAAGAATCTCAACGGCTTCTAGCTCATGTACGTTAAACCCAAGGTAATATTCACCTTCAAAGAATGGATCTACAAAATCTGTTAGAAGCTGTGTCTCAATATCATAAGTTACTTCATCATCACTAAAGTTTGTCACTTCCAGTTCGAACGAAACTTCATCTGAAATTTCACGTAAAGCAACCTTTGCTTCACCATCTACTGGATTTACTGCATATGCTGGTGTACTGCTTGCAGCATGCAAGTCCATTTCACCTGCACCTTGACGACGAGGTGAGAATGAGTTCTCCCAACCTAGTGCTGCGTTAGCAAATCCGATATCTTGTTTCGGTTTTGCAGTGTTCATTAATAGTTTCTTTGCAAGTAAAGAACGGTCAGCACCTTCTAGACCGAATTCTTCATCAACACGTTCCAGAATAAGTGCTGCCCCTCCAGCAACATGAGGAGCTGCCATAGAAGTACCGCTCATTAAACCGTATTTGTTATCTTGTAGTGTTGAAAGGATGTTTCCACCTGGAGCTGTGATTTCTGGCTTGAAATCAAGGTTTGGAGCTAATCCCCATGATGTAAAGTCAGACATTGCACCTGCTTCAGGGTTTAAAGCAATCGTTTCGTCACCATTAAAGCTAATCGTAAGGTTCTCTTCTTCATTCTCACTTAAGTCTCTTAAAAATTCACCGCTGCTTTTGTCCATAAATAAATATGGAATTTCAATCGCAGGATCGTCTTGCATATTCACGTAACCAGACACATTATTGAAAATAATGACAGCTGCTGCACCATTTGCTTGTGCATTTAGCCCTTTATCAACAAACGCAAATTCACCACGTTGAACTAATGCCACCTTACCTTCAACATCGAGTCCTTCATATTCTTCTTCGTACCCTAATCCAGCATAAACAACTTCAAGTTCACCATCTAACGTTATCGGATCAGTAGTACCTGATACCAAAAACGGTAGTAATTCTTCAGGGTAGCTAGAAGAATTAGCTACTAATGCATCCATAGCCATATAATCATTCTCACTTGATGCTACACCTATAGATTCATAAGATACTGATGGAGATCCAGTCACACCAATATCCGGATTCGAAGCATAAGGTGCTTTTGCAAATCCGTTAGCAAAGTGAGCTGAGTTACCAGCTGAAATAGATACAACAACTCCACTTTCTTGTGCACGTTTTACCGCTTGTTGCTCAGGGTCATGTGGACTAACAAAGCCAGCTACTGAACCTAAACTCAAGTTTAATACGTCAACTCCTAATTTAAGTGCGTCATCCATAGCTTTTACGTATACATCCCCATATGTAGAACCAAATGTAGGATCATTACCAAAAACTTTTAACGCTAATAATTGTGCATCAGGAGCTACACCTTTAATTCCACCATCTCCTTCATCACCGTTTGCTGCTGCAGTTCCTCCAACATGCATTCCGTGATGAGAGAATGGATCAAGGATTTCGTTGTTTCTATCCATATAGTTGTAACCGTATGGTACTTTATCAGTAAACCATTTACCCGGTACGTCTAAAGATTCAACAAGCTCTTTGTCAATTTTCAATTCTGTACCTTCAGTTACTTCCATATCACGGTGCCATGGGTCAATTCCTGTATCGATGATCCCGATAACAAGGCCTTCACCTGTGTAATCATAGTTATCCCACGTTTTTTGAGCATTTATCATCCCTTTACTATAGCTCATATCAAGTTCCGCTTCAGGGCGTTCATACTCATTTACTACATGAACCATTTTTACACCAGCAGTATTTTCAATTGTCTCTATGTCACCGAAAGTAATTTCAGCACTGAAACCATTTGTTACTGCTGTGAAGTTATGAATCACATCAATGCTGACACCTTGTGATTTAATGTTTGATTGAACAGCACTTTGAACTTGTACTGCTTCTTCATGCAAGCTTTGTTGTTCAGAACTAGGAAGTTCATCATACTTCACTCCTGCTTGCATCGCATGGAAAACACCTGGTTTCTCTTCCATTTCAACTAATACACGAACTTGGTCATTTTCATTGTAAAACGAATTTAATAACTCTTCATCTGACACATTAACACCTTTGTCTGAATCAGCAGTTGTTAAGTCGGTCTTAATTCCTAAATCACTCGTACCTTCTGCATTTGCACCACCAACAGCAAATTGTAAGTTAGAGGTCACAAGTAATACCGCCATTAAGCTAATAAATACTTTACGTAACTGCTTCAATGATACTCCCCCTATTCTCGTAACTTTAATATTTGACACTTTTTCAGAATTTTCCCTCCTTTCACACTAATATATTTAATTTTACAAAAAATTTAAAATTCTATCAATACTTTCTTCCTATTTTTACATTTAATAGCAAAAATTAATGATAGAAATCAAGAAAAAATGATAATCTAATTGCTTGATTCTCCCCTTTTTTACAAAAAAGAAGTGCCAGGAACTCATTACAAATGGTAATTGTAATGTTTTCCTGACACTTTAATAGGTATTATGATTGCTGAGATAAAACAAATTCCGCTAACGCATAAACTGCAAGATAATAGTTTTGTAGTTTATTACGCGGATCACGGTAGTCTCTATTATATTCAACTTGCATTGCCTGAATACCTAATTCGTTTTTTGAGTAGTTCGCAACCGTTGCTGCTCCTGATGCTGTAAATGTATGGTTTTCATAAACACTGTGAATTCCGTGAGATTGATTAATATTTTTAAAGTTATTGATTGTCATTTGGTCCACAAGTGACCCACCGTCCGTTCCAATATCAACATCAAAAGGCCTGCTTCTTGCTGCCCCATGTAAGTCAATGACTAACGTTATCGGATAATTATCAATTATTCTCGATAACTCTCTTTTAAATGCTGTATCATTATAATAGTTTGCATCTTTCGTTTCTTTTGTTTGATATAGAACATGTGCATTCGTATATTCATGGATGGAAAGTGCCATTGCACCAGTATAAATATCAGCATCCTTAGGATCGCCTTCACGTGTATGTATCGTTGAATGTGGAGCTGTGATTAAAATATTTGAATGCCCCTCTAAGAAGACATACTCTCTGTCAGAGTGAATTGCTCCTCGATTATTGTTTTGTGCAAACTTCGATTGGTATTCGATCGTTTTTGAAAAATATAAGCCATTATTATAATCCTCTGTTATTTGTTTTAATAAAAAGAAGTTAGTATCTTCACTGATGACGGTTTCTTCATTTGTCTGTTTCTGCTCTTTTTCATCAGTTTCTTCTACGTTCTTTGTCTCCTTCATAACTTCCTTCTCTTGTACTTCTTCATTTATACTTTTTTCTTTTTTACTCTCATCATTTTCTAGTTCTGTCTCATCGGTTTGAAGGTTTTCTTGTTCCTTGAAATCTTCCCCTTCTTGTTCACCCTTAGTTTGAACATGTTCCAATGAATCTAATTGGACAGCTTCTAGGAGATTTGATTCAACATTCCTTTCTCCCCACATGACTCTTAATGGCATGTCTCCCGCTATTTCCTTATCACTAGACTCTGCCTCAGCACTGTTTAAATCAACAGATTGAACCATTATGTAGATAAATACTACACTTACCAGCCCACTTAATAGATATTTTTTCAATTCGTTCCTTTGCCTCCTTTATTTTCATATTTTAATAGTAGCAAAGTTTTCCTCTTATAGGACTTAGTAAAACTTACCACTCTGCGGATTGAAGGATAAAAAAGCGTTAAAAAAAGCACCTGGCAATAGCCAGCTGCTTTCTAGTCTCAGTGTTTAAAAGGTATGAAATTAAGAGAATTTTAGTTTTGCAGATAAAGGCGTGTGGAACATTTGGATCAGTGGTCCAATCGCAAATACTGAAAGCAGTGTCCCTACTCCAATTGGGCCACTAAAAATAAATGCCATAATTAATGCGCCAATTTCAATGATTGTTTTAGATACTTTCATGCTTTTCCCTGTACGGTGTTGCACTGCTAGCATTAAGCTATCAATTGGGTTTTTCGCAAGGTCTGCAGGTAGGTAAACCGCAATCCCTAGCCCCATAAACGTGATCCCAACAAGAACCATGACGACACGTAACATAAAGGATGCGATCGCCATTTCTGGGAAGACAACCAATAACCAGAAATCAATAAATAACCCTAAAATAAACATTGTAATGAGCGCTGTAATATCTGGCCTTTGTTTCATTAAATAAGCATTTAATAGAATAAGTAAAAAACCTACGATAAAGATCCATGTTCCAACTGTTAAACCAATTTGAATTGATAATCCAACGAATAACGCGTCCCACGGCCCTGCACCAAGGTCTGCGATAACCATCATGCTAATTCCAAATGATAAAATCAATAAACCTAATATATATAAGCCTGTGCGTATTGATAAGTTTTTCATAGATGCACACCTTCTTTTCATATAATTAATAACCAGAAATATTTTAACACGTTTTCGTCAAGACGTCTAATGTCATTAATTGTAATTAATTACAGATTGATAGACGAATAAAAGGTCGATAATAGAACTATCATGCCATGTTAAATGATGAAGCTATGAACTGAGAACCCTCGAAAAACACTTGTAAATGTAGATAAATAGTTAAACAAACGTTTGTTTAAGGTTCATGATTAGACATCATCGACTATGTACTACGTGATTACTTCAATAACAGACAAAAAACCTTTATGCGTTGTTTGCACGCATAAAGGTTTTAGAGCAAATTACGGAAACGTCAATTTTCCCATTACGGTCGGCTTGTCAGCTCCTGTAGCAGAAGGTAAGGTGTTTGGTTGATTTCGCAAAAATTCATTTCCTAAAATCGCAAACGCAATCGCTTCTTTTGCATCACTTGAAAAATCAATTCTTTCCATTGATTGTACTGGGCGAGAAAGTTCTTTCTGTAAACTTCCCATTAAAAATGCATTATGAACTCCGCCCCCACCAACGAATACTTCATCAATCTTATAGTCTGGATCTATTTGTTCTTTGACCGTACTTACAATCGCTATTACTGTGTAATAAGTGATCGTAGCGACAATATCTTCAAATGGATAATTTCGCTTTATACCAGCATTATACAATTCTTTCGCATACGTCCTCGTATATAGCTCACGACCTGTGCTTTTCGGGTAAGGACGTGAAATAAATGGGTCACTAGCAATAATCTCATTAAGCCAGCTCTCATGAACGGTCCCTCTAGCACCAATTTTCCCACTTTCATCGTAATCTAGCTTTCCGTTTGTTCCAATCCGAACCATTTCATCGATTAAAACGTTTCCAGGCCCAATATCGAAGGCGTATATCGTTTGATCTGTGTTCGAAGCATTTGCCGGTAAGACTGTCAGATTACTAATTCCACCGATGTTGATCAACACTCTTCCTTTATGTTCATCTTTAAAAAGTATTTGGTCAACAAATGGAACAAGAGGTGCTCCTTGTCCGCCAGCAGCTAAATCATTCGGACGAAAGTCACCGACAGTTAAGCAACCTGTTCGGTTGGCGATCACGGCAAGCTCTCCAATTTGTAGCGTCGCATATTTCTCTGGCATGTGATAAATGGTTTGACCGTGAGAACTGATGAAATCTATTTCATCCATAGACTTTTCTGAATTTGAAACGACTTTTTTTGCCGCATCCGCCATTTTTTCTCCTAAGAGCACATTCATTTCACAAATTTCATCGACCGATGACGTTTCTGGCTTACAAAGCTGTAAGATGCGCTGCTTTAGGTCTTCATCATATTCGAGCGTCTCGAATTTCAATAGATTCACTTTCGTATTATCAGCCGATCCTTCTATTTCAACAAGTGCTGCATCAACACCATCAACAGACGTTCCAGACATTAGTCCAACTGCCAGAACTCGTTCTTTTTTTAAAGGGAATTGAAAGTCAAACGTCATGGTTTCCTCCACTGTTACGGCCATTTTTACTCTGCTTTTCTTGAATAAATTTAATAGCATCACGCGTCTCATCAAGATAATTGATTACATTATCATACGCTTGGTTTGCGACACTCATAAACAACATATCAATGACATGAAGTTGCGCGATCCTTGACGAAGTTGCTCCACTTCTAAATGTCGCTTCCTTTGAGATCGACGTGCGTAAACAAATTTGCGAGACATCGGCAACAGGCGACGGACCAAAGCGCGTTAGTCCGATCGTTGTTGCGTTTTTCTTATTTGCTAATTCAAGAATTCGCTCTACTTCAAACGTACTTCCAGAGAAGGAGATTCCACAAACAACGTCTCCTTCTTTCACATTGGCAACGTGCATTGCTGCGACATGAAAGTCTGGAAATGCGGTTGCCCGTTTATTAATACGAGAAAACTTCAGCTGGGCATCTTGAGCAATAATACTTGAGGCTCCGACACCGAAAAAGTGAATGTTTTCAGCATGAATCATCGCTTCCACTGCTTGATCTAAGTCTTCTAAATCAAGGATCTCTGCTGTTTCCCGTAACGTTTGAATGCTGTTGTTGGTCATTTTGGAAACAACTTGTGAAGACGACTCTCCAGGCTGAATATCACGATAGCCTTCTTCTGTGTTTTTTTGCAAGTCACCTGCTAAACGAAGCTTTAATTGTTGAAAGCCTTTAAAACCGAGTGATTTACAAAGGCGAATAACCGCTGCACTGCTCGTTAAGCTACGTTCTCCTAACTGTGATGCCGTTAGAGAAATCGTTTCGTTTGGATGGTCCATAATGTATTCAGCAATCTTCTTTTCAGAAGGTGCTAAGTCGTTCAACATTTCTTTTAAGATCATAAGTGCTCCAGATGTGGAAGAAGTCACGTAAGGTCACATCCTTTTTTATTGTTAAAATTAATTCATTTTCGTCCTCTTTTAGACTCTTATATTTTAGCAAGGAATGATCGAATAGGAAAAAATAAGGTACCTTGTCAGTAATCATGTGCATCATTGAACAATAAAACGTAAATGTTCACCATTTTGAATTTAAATATTATTTGTTATTGATAGAGACAGGCTGCTGATCATACCATCAACAGCCTGTTATTTATACCTTTAATGTTACCGGTGAGCGACCATTTACATCTATTTTTCCATAAATAGCCTTTGCGGCAAAGCGAAGAGCTGGTGTCGTAAATTCGTACGCTGTGACGTATGCATCTACTTCTGGTAAATAGTTAATGTCGTAAGGACTGCGCATCGCAACGATCACCATCGTTTTGTTTAACATCTTCAAACGTTTCACTACATTTTGCTGATGACTTGAATTTGCTGCAGAGATTGTACCGATAATCAGTGTGTCGTATTGTTCTGCTTGTTTGATTAATGCATCAATACTTTCCTCATCATCACCGATAACAGCAGTTTTCGCATTCTCGTCATTTTCTTGAATGACTTGCCCTAGGGCGTGACTTGAATAGCGTTTATCTTCTGCCATCGTTAAGTAGCCGTTTTCAGGATAAATGACGAGTGTCTTTTGTTCTGATGAAGTTCCTAACGGTAACGTTTCACCTTTATTTTCAACCACCGTCACCCCTTGTTGGAAGATTTCATCTGCTTCCTTTTTATGCTGATTACAACCGACAATTTCAGGCACTTTGACTATGTCACGATCTAATTGAAGATCATCCCATGATAAGTATTTTTCTTTCGCTAACATCACACGCTCATACGATGCTTCGATTTGGCCGAGGCCGATTTCGCCGTTCTTGAAGCTATGCTCGATCTTCCTCAATGCATTTACTTGAAGGTCATAGCTTAGCGAGATCATAATTAAATCAACACCGGCTTTCATAGCTTCAACGGCACCATTTGCGGTTCCTATCGTGTCAGCGATTGCTTTCATCTCCATGCAATCGGTCGTAATTAATCCGCGAAAATCTAACTTATCACGCAGTAAACCGGTTAAAACAGAGCGTGAAAGAGTCGCTGGAACACCTTCTCTCGGTTCAAGTGCCGGGAAGTAGACATGTGATGTCATGACAACATCTGCTCCATTTTCAATACACTGTTTAAAAGGGATGAGTTCTACGTTTTCAAGCCTCTCCATCGTATGCTTGATCGTTGGCAACTCTAAATGAGAGTCGAGATCTGTATCACCGTGACCTGGAAAGTGCTTAATCGTAGTCATGACCTCGGCATCTTGCATTCCTTTCATTGCTTGTTCAGAAAATTGTGCGACGGTTTTAGCATCCTCGCCAAATGAACGAACACCAATCACTTGGTTTAGTGGATTGTTATTAACATCAACAACAGGTGCTAAGTTCCAGTTAATACCGAGCGCCTTCAACTCTTTCGCTGTTAAGCGCCCTGTTTTATAAGCATTTTTTGGTTCTTGCGTTGCTCCTAAAAGCATCGCTCCTGGAAAAACTGTCGTACCTTCTCCTAAGCGACGAACGACCCCATTTTCTTGGTCTATTGTAATAAATAACGGATGTTCATGCCCTGCATCACGAGCAATGCGCTGTAATTTATTTGTTAATGTCAAAATGTCTTTAGGTGTCCCAATATTTCTGCCAAACAAAATAACCCCACCGACATGATGCTTCTCGATCATTTCCTTCATTTCATCTGAGACCTTTGATGGGTGGTCGGCGTTGAAGCCGAACACCATCATCTGACCTAGTTTTTTCTTAATGTTGTTATTCATTACTCCTTCACTCCCCCTAATGTTAGTCCTTTAATAAAGTAACGCTGGAACATGAGGAAGAAGATAATCATTGGAACTGCTGCAATTGTTGCCCCGGTCATTAGGAGTTTAAAGTCAGCTAAGTTTGCATCTTGTAATGTTTTTAACCCCGCTGGTAAGGTCATTAAGTTTTCGTCGTTAATGACGATGATTGGCCATAGGAAAGAGTTCCATACGAGAACAAATGTAAAGATTCCAAGAACGGCCATTGCTGGTCTTGCAAGTGGTAATACGATGGACCTAAAAATTCGCCATTCCGACGCACCGTCAATTTTTGCGGCTTCGATCAGTTCATCTGGGATAGATAATAAGAACTGCCGCATGAGAAAGACCCCGAAGGCGAGTGCCAGCATTGGGAAAATTAAGGCCCAGTGGGTGTCAAAGAGTTGTAAATTTTGAACGATTATAAAGGTTGGAACAAGGGTTACTTGTTCAGGGATCATCATCGTTGAAATAATCACCCAGAAGATGATCCACTTCCCCGGAAAGTTCTTTTTCGCTAAAACGTAGCCGGCCATTGTATCAATTA
The Bacillus shivajii DNA segment above includes these coding regions:
- a CDS encoding YczE/YyaS/YitT family protein, which encodes MKNLSIRTGLYILGLLILSFGISMMVIADLGAGPWDALFVGLSIQIGLTVGTWIFIVGFLLILLNAYLMKQRPDITALITMFILGLFIDFWLLVVFPEMAIASFMLRVVMVLVGITFMGLGIAVYLPADLAKNPIDSLMLAVQHRTGKSMKVSKTIIEIGALIMAFIFSGPIGVGTLLSVFAIGPLIQMFHTPLSAKLKFS
- a CDS encoding cell wall-binding repeat-containing protein, yielding MKQLRKVFISLMAVLLVTSNLQFAVGGANAEGTSDLGIKTDLTTADSDKGVNVSDEELLNSFYNENDQVRVLVEMEEKPGVFHAMQAGVKYDELPSSEQQSLHEEAVQVQSAVQSNIKSQGVSIDVIHNFTAVTNGFSAEITFGDIETIENTAGVKMVHVVNEYERPEAELDMSYSKGMINAQKTWDNYDYTGEGLVIGIIDTGIDPWHRDMEVTEGTELKIDKELVESLDVPGKWFTDKVPYGYNYMDRNNEILDPFSHHGMHVGGTAAANGDEGDGGIKGVAPDAQLLALKVFGNDPTFGSTYGDVYVKAMDDALKLGVDVLNLSLGSVAGFVSPHDPEQQAVKRAQESGVVVSISAGNSAHFANGFAKAPYASNPDIGVTGSPSVSYESIGVASSENDYMAMDALVANSSSYPEELLPFLVSGTTDPITLDGELEVVYAGLGYEEEYEGLDVEGKVALVQRGEFAFVDKGLNAQANGAAAVIIFNNVSGYVNMQDDPAIEIPYLFMDKSSGEFLRDLSENEEENLTISFNGDETIALNPEAGAMSDFTSWGLAPNLDFKPEITAPGGNILSTLQDNKYGLMSGTSMAAPHVAGGAALILERVDEEFGLEGADRSLLAKKLLMNTAKPKQDIGFANAALGWENSFSPRRQGAGEMDLHAASSTPAYAVNPVDGEAKVALREISDEVSFELEVTNFSDDEVTYDIETQLLTDFVDPFFEGEYYLGFNVHELEAVEILNAPFTASVDGAEVGSITIPEGTSVTVEFDIDLSEGIVAYGGESLEVLFENGYFAEGFVSFVDPQDTHPTLSVPFVGFNGDWGEVPILDEPLYEEGSFYEVANLLYSEDGGYYHLGFKPGPGLEGAGERHAFSPELTSITPYLSFLRNASEVQYSILDADENHLRTIYTQSNVRKNFFDRGLGVAAQIIGSAAWDGTVRNNVVEDGLYYYEVKAVADFEGAEWQSFKFPVLVDTVAPEVTSEFDEETNTLSWSATDDHSGLRHFEVLLDGGNIFGEGQVIPVNDQNEYAIEFTALPEVATFTVKAYDNAQNAGEAVQVIGDTENPLMFIDEPSHRGIYDSLEVPLSGYVENATEIAEFTVNGQDVELEHSEVANRYYFDTTFTVESDGVYDIPFNIKDVAGNDTSLSRSVIVDTTPAEVSVVESPEETFDPQATFTFDVKDNFDRIRVLVDGDEFYHQPFGGAFEQREFEKEFEVTVDLDYGINEFDIEVHDIAGNVTEETVTIERPAVDRIAGHTRFDTAVEVSQEGWDSADKVILTRADDFTDALSGAPLAQKYDAPILLTQTDSLPQATIDEIDRLGATEVVILGGHLAVDDSVEEELETLVPTVNRIAGQTRWETSAMIAEMVAPDGTDEAVVVYGHDFPDALAIAPYAAAQGMPILLTDNETLPSETADVLESLNVETTYALGGHLVMSEEVFEALPGGERIGGQTRLDTAMMVVEQFDPGADHFYVATVEDHNDALAGAALAGKQDTGILLVGDSVHDELETYVTENGITTLTVLGGELAVSADLYEELRNLFAQ
- a CDS encoding MurR/RpiR family transcriptional regulator, producing the protein MILKEMLNDLAPSEKKIAEYIMDHPNETISLTASQLGERSLTSSAAVIRLCKSLGFKGFQQLKLRLAGDLQKNTEEGYRDIQPGESSSQVVSKMTNNSIQTLRETAEILDLEDLDQAVEAMIHAENIHFFGVGASSIIAQDAQLKFSRINKRATAFPDFHVAAMHVANVKEGDVVCGISFSGSTFEVERILELANKKNATTIGLTRFGPSPVADVSQICLRTSISKEATFRSGATSSRIAQLHVIDMLFMSVANQAYDNVINYLDETRDAIKFIQEKQSKNGRNSGGNHDV
- a CDS encoding N-formylglutamate amidohydrolase encodes the protein MKKYLLSGLVSVVFIYIMVQSVDLNSAEAESSDKEIAGDMPLRVMWGERNVESNLLEAVQLDSLEHVQTKGEQEGEDFKEQENLQTDETELENDESKKEKSINEEVQEKEVMKETKNVEETDEKEQKQTNEETVISEDTNFFLLKQITEDYNNGLYFSKTIEYQSKFAQNNNRGAIHSDREYVFLEGHSNILITAPHSTIHTREGDPKDADIYTGAMALSIHEYTNAHVLYQTKETKDANYYNDTAFKRELSRIIDNYPITLVIDLHGAARSRPFDVDIGTDGGSLVDQMTINNFKNINQSHGIHSVYENHTFTASGAATVANYSKNELGIQAMQVEYNRDYRDPRNKLQNYYLAVYALAEFVLSQQS
- a CDS encoding anhydro-N-acetylmuramic acid kinase, translated to MTFDFQFPLKKERVLAVGLMSGTSVDGVDAALVEIEGSADNTKVNLLKFETLEYDEDLKQRILQLCKPETSSVDEICEMNVLLGEKMADAAKKVVSNSEKSMDEIDFISSHGQTIYHMPEKYATLQIGELAVIANRTGCLTVGDFRPNDLAAGGQGAPLVPFVDQILFKDEHKGRVLINIGGISNLTVLPANASNTDQTIYAFDIGPGNVLIDEMVRIGTNGKLDYDESGKIGARGTVHESWLNEIIASDPFISRPYPKSTGRELYTRTYAKELYNAGIKRNYPFEDIVATITYYTVIAIVSTVKEQIDPDYKIDEVFVGGGGVHNAFLMGSLQKELSRPVQSMERIDFSSDAKEAIAFAILGNEFLRNQPNTLPSATGADKPTVMGKLTFP
- a CDS encoding carbohydrate ABC transporter permease; its protein translation is MQSTSVLKRRMKKTIIVSILTVLALISLLPLYWVFVTALQLPSYQNEEMDRPVSYVESSPPKLYPVGVTEYFSQWQKKREAERLGDYEQAEVHSSLMTEVREKTFGSFTYLFERTQIPRWLFNSLYIAIVTTAAIVLIDTMAGYVLAKKNFPGKWIIFWVIISTMMIPEQVTLVPTFIIVQNLQLFDTHWALIFPMLALAFGVFLMRQFLLSIPDELIEAAKIDGASEWRIFRSIVLPLARPAMAVLGIFTFVLVWNSFLWPIIVINDENLMTLPAGLKTLQDANLADFKLLMTGATIAAVPMIIFFLMFQRYFIKGLTLGGVKE
- the nagZ gene encoding beta-N-acetylhexosaminidase; the encoded protein is MNNNIKKKLGQMMVFGFNADHPSKVSDEMKEMIEKHHVGGVILFGRNIGTPKDILTLTNKLQRIARDAGHEHPLFITIDQENGVVRRLGEGTTVFPGAMLLGATQEPKNAYKTGRLTAKELKALGINWNLAPVVDVNNNPLNQVIGVRSFGEDAKTVAQFSEQAMKGMQDAEVMTTIKHFPGHGDTDLDSHLELPTIKHTMERLENVELIPFKQCIENGADVVMTSHVYFPALEPREGVPATLSRSVLTGLLRDKLDFRGLITTDCMEMKAIADTIGTANGAVEAMKAGVDLIMISLSYDLQVNALRKIEHSFKNGEIGLGQIEASYERVMLAKEKYLSWDDLQLDRDIVKVPEIVGCNQHKKEADEIFQQGVTVVENKGETLPLGTSSEQKTLVIYPENGYLTMAEDKRYSSHALGQVIQENDENAKTAVIGDDEESIDALIKQAEQYDTLIIGTISAANSSHQQNVVKRLKMLNKTMVIVAMRSPYDINYLPEVDAYVTAYEFTTPALRFAAKAIYGKIDVNGRSPVTLKV